One Aliidiomarina minuta genomic region harbors:
- the miaE gene encoding tRNA isopentenyl-2-thiomethyl-A-37 hydroxylase MiaE → MEKKMVELLEPVQGFLHCSTPQAWLDEAAKPENTSMLLLDHLHCELKAAQSATFLIRRYAPESQLAGHVLSWLEPYEDFLYRGRGSGDFSQAAVPSKLGLKDRNHDPVVNELLSKMVLLIKEELHHFQQVWEIMEARDIEIVPLSAARYAAGLRRHMRTHEPAAFIDKLILGAYIEARSCERFAKLAPLLDTELERFYTSLLRSEARHYQDYLALADLLAEQAGTPLTSVQDRIQVLGEVEAELITADDDQFRFHSGKPLNHSQEIAIEGSATDLI, encoded by the coding sequence ATGGAAAAAAAGATGGTTGAATTACTGGAGCCAGTGCAGGGTTTTCTGCATTGCTCAACGCCCCAGGCCTGGTTAGATGAGGCGGCGAAACCTGAGAACACATCGATGCTGTTACTGGATCATCTGCACTGTGAGTTAAAAGCGGCGCAGAGTGCTACTTTTCTTATTCGCCGGTATGCGCCGGAAAGCCAGTTGGCGGGGCATGTGCTGAGCTGGCTTGAGCCTTATGAAGACTTTCTTTACCGGGGGCGTGGTAGCGGCGATTTCAGTCAGGCGGCGGTACCTTCTAAACTGGGCCTTAAAGATCGTAATCATGATCCTGTGGTTAATGAATTACTGAGTAAAATGGTGTTGCTGATTAAAGAAGAATTACATCATTTTCAGCAGGTGTGGGAAATTATGGAGGCACGGGATATCGAGATTGTACCTTTGTCAGCGGCGCGTTACGCAGCAGGGTTGCGTCGTCATATGCGTACACATGAACCCGCGGCTTTTATTGATAAGCTGATACTAGGCGCCTACATTGAAGCTCGTTCCTGCGAACGTTTTGCTAAACTGGCCCCGTTACTGGATACTGAGCTGGAGCGTTTTTATACGTCTTTATTGCGTTCGGAAGCCCGCCATTATCAGGACTACCTTGCTTTAGCGGACTTGCTCGCGGAGCAGGCCGGTACACCACTGACTTCTGTGCAGGATCGAATTCAGGTGTTAGGCGAAGTTGAGGCTGAGCTGATAACGGCTGATGATGATCAATTTCGCTTTCATAGCGGGAAGCCTTTAAATCATAGCCAGGAGATAGCAATTGAAGGTTCTGCTACAGATCTTATTTAG
- the lpxH gene encoding UDP-2,3-diacylglucosamine diphosphatase has translation MITHFISDLHLSEKRLDIAELFIRFLRDEATESDALYILGDLFDAWIGDDDQTDFHQYIIQALAELTRSGTPVYFIHGNRDFLIGRRFARETGIKILAEEAVVDLYGQPTLLMHGDTLCTLDTSYQRFRRIIRNPILLAIVTRLPLSLRRFISAKLRANSNSQRQLTAAQLKRMDATEDAVIDAMSRHQVERLIHGHTHMPDVHHHELPDGTLGERIVLGDWYEHGSILEVTAETYLLRSDSIDD, from the coding sequence ATGATTACCCACTTTATTTCTGATCTGCATTTAAGCGAGAAGCGGCTCGATATTGCTGAGCTGTTTATTCGTTTTTTGCGTGACGAAGCAACAGAAAGTGACGCTCTCTATATACTGGGCGACCTCTTTGATGCCTGGATAGGCGATGATGACCAGACCGACTTCCATCAATATATTATCCAGGCATTAGCTGAACTGACTCGTTCGGGTACACCCGTTTATTTTATTCATGGTAACCGCGACTTTCTTATTGGCCGGCGTTTTGCCCGCGAAACCGGTATCAAAATTTTAGCTGAAGAAGCAGTCGTCGACCTTTATGGTCAGCCTACTCTCCTTATGCATGGTGACACGCTGTGCACTTTAGACACCAGCTATCAAAGGTTTCGCCGTATTATACGTAACCCAATATTGCTCGCCATCGTCACCCGTTTGCCACTGAGCCTGCGCCGATTTATTTCCGCTAAACTGCGCGCTAACAGTAACAGTCAGCGCCAGCTCACTGCCGCACAGTTAAAACGTATGGACGCTACTGAAGACGCGGTGATTGATGCTATGAGCCGACATCAGGTGGAACGACTCATTCATGGCCACACCCATATGCCTGACGTACATCACCATGAGCTACCTGATGGTACTCTGGGCGAACGCATCGTACTCGGTGACTGGTATGAGCATGGCAGTATCTTAGAAGTCACCGCAGAAACCTATTTATTACGCAGCGATAGCATTGATGACTAA
- the ppiB gene encoding peptidylprolyl isomerase B: MQVSLQTNHGNITIRLFDDKAPETVKNFLNYVEQGFYDNTIFHRVIDGFMVQGGGFEPGMQQKETADPIQNEANNGLSNKRGTLAMARTNEPHSASSQFFINIKDNDFLDFQSESMQGWGYCVFAEVVEGMDVVEEIKNVKTGSSGMHQDVPVEDVVLEKASIDEA; the protein is encoded by the coding sequence ATGCAGGTTAGCTTACAGACAAACCACGGCAATATTACAATTCGTTTATTCGACGACAAAGCTCCGGAAACGGTTAAAAACTTCCTGAACTACGTAGAACAAGGGTTTTACGACAACACCATCTTTCACCGTGTCATCGATGGTTTTATGGTTCAGGGCGGTGGTTTTGAGCCAGGAATGCAGCAAAAAGAAACGGCTGATCCTATTCAGAACGAAGCCAATAATGGCCTCAGCAACAAACGCGGCACGCTCGCTATGGCCCGCACGAATGAGCCTCACTCGGCCTCTTCGCAGTTTTTTATTAACATCAAAGACAATGATTTTCTCGATTTCCAGAGCGAGAGCATGCAAGGCTGGGGTTATTGTGTTTTTGCTGAAGTTGTAGAAGGCATGGACGTTGTAGAAGAAATTAAAAATGTGAAAACCGGCAGTTCAGGTATGCATCAGGACGTACCGGTAGAAGATGTGGTTCTAGAAAAGGCCAGTATCGACGAAGCATGA
- a CDS encoding TIGR00730 family Rossman fold protein: protein MTQKESTLATDFIKLSESASAEDIERAHHLAHEWLVVENSLDQADIRHTIPIFGSARIPSPEETIDTDLRAQRCTGLTPYYEEARQLAARLGQLIEQRQLHHTKLVTGGGPGIMEAANRGAHDVGHESIGLNIVIPKEQRVNPFIAAKHSFEFQYFAMRKMHFLKRAKAIVVFPGGFGTLDELFETLTLIQTRKMPAVPILLYGKKFWNTLINLDYLAEQGMIDPADHQLYHVVDSIEECCAVVEPIIETLALTHE, encoded by the coding sequence ATGACACAGAAAGAAAGCACACTGGCAACAGATTTTATAAAATTAAGTGAATCTGCATCCGCTGAAGATATCGAGCGGGCGCATCATCTGGCCCATGAATGGCTGGTGGTAGAAAATTCATTGGACCAGGCCGACATTCGCCATACTATCCCCATCTTTGGTAGCGCCCGCATTCCCAGCCCCGAGGAAACCATAGACACTGACCTGCGGGCTCAGCGTTGTACCGGGTTAACACCTTATTATGAAGAGGCACGTCAACTTGCTGCGCGGCTTGGACAACTGATTGAGCAACGTCAGTTGCACCATACTAAACTGGTTACCGGCGGTGGTCCTGGCATTATGGAAGCAGCCAACCGGGGGGCTCACGATGTCGGTCATGAGAGCATTGGCCTGAATATAGTGATTCCAAAGGAACAACGGGTAAACCCTTTCATAGCCGCCAAACACAGCTTTGAATTTCAGTATTTTGCCATGCGCAAAATGCACTTTCTGAAACGAGCTAAAGCTATTGTAGTGTTCCCGGGCGGCTTCGGTACGCTGGATGAACTATTTGAGACCCTAACGCTAATTCAAACCCGCAAAATGCCAGCCGTGCCCATTTTGCTGTATGGCAAGAAATTCTGGAATACGCTTATCAACCTCGACTACCTGGCAGAGCAAGGAATGATAGACCCTGCTGACCATCAATTATATCACGTGGTCGACAGCATTGAAGAATGCTGCGCCGTAGTTGAGCCTATTATTGAAACGCTGGCACTTACTCACGAATAA
- the cysS gene encoding cysteine--tRNA ligase, with translation MLKLYNSLTRQKEAFQPLIPGQVKLYVCGVTIYDYCHIGHARTYVAFDVVVRYLRYLGYEVIFVRNITDVDDKIIQRAAENNEDIDDLTQRFAQYMHEDFAALNLTEPDIEPRVTTHMPEIIELIENLVAKKHAYVQDNGDVLFDVSSFKNYGQLSGQNLEQLQAGSRVSVDNDKQNPLDFVLWKHAKTDEPSWDSPWGKGRPGWHIECSAMNGKHLGKHFDIHGGGSDLMFPHHENEVAQSCCAHDTPYVNYWMHSGMVQVNEEKMSKSLGNFFTIREVLKQYDAESVRFFLLSGHYRSQLNYSEDHLNQARSALERLYTALRDIQAVTPKAEIRETFDRRFKDALNDDFNVPEAMSVLFDVAREINRQRENSADVAAQLAGLLTEYGDVLGILQQPAEQFLQEAGASSEDIDVQRIEALITERNRARTEKDWAAADAARDALTDMGIVLEDGAQGTRWRRQ, from the coding sequence ATGCTAAAGCTTTATAATTCGTTAACGCGACAAAAGGAAGCGTTTCAGCCCTTAATCCCGGGTCAGGTAAAGCTTTATGTCTGTGGTGTAACTATTTATGACTACTGCCATATTGGCCATGCCCGCACCTATGTTGCCTTTGATGTTGTTGTGCGTTATCTGCGCTATTTAGGTTACGAGGTAATCTTTGTACGTAATATTACCGATGTTGATGACAAAATTATCCAGCGAGCGGCTGAGAATAATGAAGATATTGATGATTTAACCCAACGTTTTGCGCAATACATGCATGAAGATTTTGCCGCATTGAATCTGACGGAACCTGATATTGAGCCTCGGGTGACCACGCATATGCCGGAAATTATTGAGCTGATTGAAAATCTGGTGGCAAAGAAACATGCCTACGTACAGGATAATGGCGATGTTTTATTTGATGTGTCCAGTTTTAAAAATTATGGCCAGTTAAGTGGTCAGAACCTTGAACAACTGCAGGCAGGTTCAAGAGTTTCGGTAGATAACGATAAACAGAACCCGCTGGACTTTGTGCTCTGGAAACATGCAAAAACGGATGAACCGAGCTGGGACTCGCCCTGGGGCAAAGGCCGTCCAGGCTGGCATATTGAATGTTCCGCAATGAATGGTAAGCACCTGGGCAAGCACTTTGATATTCATGGTGGAGGCTCTGATTTGATGTTTCCTCATCATGAAAATGAAGTGGCCCAATCCTGCTGCGCTCATGACACCCCGTATGTCAATTACTGGATGCATAGCGGCATGGTGCAGGTGAACGAAGAGAAAATGTCGAAATCCCTGGGTAATTTTTTCACCATCCGTGAAGTACTTAAGCAGTATGACGCCGAAAGTGTGCGTTTTTTCCTTCTTTCCGGTCATTATCGCAGCCAACTGAACTACTCTGAAGATCATCTGAATCAGGCCCGTTCTGCTTTGGAGCGTTTGTACACCGCCTTGCGTGATATTCAGGCGGTAACTCCGAAAGCGGAGATACGAGAAACCTTTGACCGGCGCTTTAAAGACGCTCTGAATGACGACTTTAACGTGCCAGAAGCCATGTCTGTGTTGTTTGATGTGGCCCGGGAGATTAACCGTCAGCGTGAAAATAGTGCCGATGTAGCTGCTCAGCTGGCAGGGCTACTCACTGAATATGGCGATGTGCTGGGTATTTTACAGCAACCGGCAGAGCAGTTTTTACAGGAGGCCGGAGCCAGTTCCGAAGACATTGATGTGCAGCGTATCGAAGCTTTGATTACCGAGCGCAATCGCGCGCGAACAGAAAAAGACTGGGCGGCTGCCGATGCAGCCCGCGATGCGTTAACTGATATGGGCATTGTTCTGGAAGATGGTGCTCAGGGAACGCGCTGGCGCCGACAATAA
- a CDS encoding M17 family metallopeptidase: MATPQVHHLTSFDAVNNSDWDALIVIGNSFAQLPEKLAQEVEQAKQSDQRLANSTQLLISESVPGKRLILAPVGSLQEDYDDVRRYYDAARQAARLAVEAGSTRPVIWVQDIPANEAFNNAIAVSFFGFCQELYEPLEACEHFGDEKIEPVTDVAFIADELNSQWLNAVESGRRAARDLCGTEPERMAPMRFAEYCKNIFANTAVKVSVIEDRMQLEHEYPLLAAVGRASFSTPRQRPCVIRLEYTGSGDIDETLFMVGKAITYDTGGADLKTGGHMAGMSRDKGGAAGVAGFVKAVAELNPENLKVVAELGAVRNSIGSDAFVSDEIITSHAGVRVRIGNTDAEGRLVMADCLSHLREEAIKAVKPSLFTVATLTGHAALSKGPYTALVPNASAQLSGATAHLMQASESWADPTELSPSRREDFDFVRGHTKADDVLSSNNGPSATTKRGHQFPMAFLTISSGLDKHGANSEKPLPYTHIDIAGSGVDTGDWQHGKPSATPVLAFAGRYLV; the protein is encoded by the coding sequence ATGGCGACGCCACAAGTACATCATCTGACATCTTTTGATGCGGTGAATAATTCAGACTGGGATGCCCTGATTGTTATTGGCAATAGTTTTGCCCAGTTGCCGGAAAAGCTGGCGCAGGAAGTAGAGCAGGCTAAGCAAAGTGACCAACGGCTGGCTAACAGTACCCAGCTTCTGATCAGCGAGTCAGTTCCGGGCAAGCGGTTAATTTTAGCCCCTGTTGGCAGTCTGCAGGAAGATTACGATGACGTGCGTCGTTATTATGATGCCGCGCGACAGGCTGCACGTCTGGCCGTTGAGGCAGGCTCCACACGACCTGTTATCTGGGTACAGGACATACCAGCGAATGAGGCATTTAATAATGCCATTGCGGTTAGTTTCTTTGGTTTTTGTCAGGAGCTTTATGAACCACTGGAAGCCTGTGAGCATTTTGGCGATGAAAAGATAGAACCTGTTACCGATGTCGCTTTTATTGCGGATGAATTAAATAGCCAGTGGTTAAACGCTGTTGAAAGCGGCCGCCGGGCCGCTCGGGATCTCTGTGGAACCGAGCCTGAGCGTATGGCGCCCATGCGTTTCGCGGAATACTGTAAAAATATTTTTGCCAATACGGCGGTTAAAGTCAGTGTCATTGAAGACCGCATGCAGCTTGAACATGAGTATCCGCTACTGGCAGCTGTGGGTCGGGCTTCATTTTCAACGCCTCGCCAACGGCCCTGTGTTATCCGCCTGGAATACACCGGTAGTGGTGACATTGATGAAACGCTGTTTATGGTAGGTAAAGCTATTACTTATGATACCGGTGGCGCTGATCTTAAAACCGGCGGTCACATGGCGGGTATGAGCCGTGACAAAGGTGGAGCCGCAGGTGTTGCTGGTTTTGTCAAAGCAGTCGCCGAACTGAATCCTGAAAACCTGAAAGTAGTCGCTGAACTGGGTGCGGTTCGTAACAGTATTGGTAGTGATGCTTTTGTTTCTGATGAAATTATTACCAGTCACGCGGGTGTGCGGGTACGTATAGGTAACACCGACGCAGAAGGGCGGCTGGTAATGGCAGATTGCTTGTCACATTTGCGCGAAGAAGCGATTAAGGCAGTTAAACCCAGTCTGTTCACGGTGGCTACGCTGACGGGGCATGCTGCCTTAAGCAAAGGCCCGTATACAGCACTGGTGCCTAATGCGAGTGCGCAGCTTAGCGGTGCTACGGCGCATCTGATGCAGGCTAGTGAGAGCTGGGCTGATCCTACTGAATTGTCGCCAAGCCGTCGTGAAGACTTTGATTTTGTGCGCGGGCATACGAAAGCGGATGATGTTCTGTCGTCAAATAATGGGCCTTCGGCAACGACCAAACGTGGTCATCAGTTTCCAATGGCCTTTTTGACAATATCCTCAGGGCTGGATAAACACGGTGCTAATAGTGAAAAACCACTGCCTTATACTCATATTGATATAGCCGGCAGCGGTGTAGACACCGGTGACTGGCAGCACGGCAAGCCCTCCGCCACGCCAGTACTGGCTTTTGCCGGCCGTTATCTGGTGTGA
- a CDS encoding acyl-CoA thioesterase, which produces MRFLSRRLVMPNDLNFAGSLFGGRILEWIDEEAYIFASCQLDAKSLVTKHIGAISFEASAFQGDVVEFGLAIKSVGRTSLTVTCVVRNKGTKQNICVADDIVFVHIDAESRSSTPHGKTKAELDSIKLEAPE; this is translated from the coding sequence ATGCGCTTTTTATCTCGCCGGCTGGTAATGCCAAACGATCTTAACTTTGCGGGATCGCTTTTTGGTGGACGAATTCTGGAGTGGATAGACGAAGAAGCTTACATTTTTGCCAGCTGCCAGTTAGACGCCAAAAGCCTGGTAACCAAACACATAGGTGCGATTAGTTTTGAAGCCTCAGCGTTTCAGGGCGACGTGGTTGAATTCGGTCTGGCGATTAAAAGCGTGGGCCGCACTTCGCTGACCGTTACCTGTGTGGTACGTAACAAAGGTACCAAGCAAAATATATGCGTGGCCGATGACATTGTCTTTGTGCATATCGATGCTGAAAGCCGTTCGTCAACACCCCATGGTAAAACAAAAGCTGAACTGGATAGTATTAAGCTCGAAGCTCCAGAATAA
- a CDS encoding TonB-dependent receptor, protein MKLQKRPLSLLIPAFLISGVTFAQDEHLELERILVTASPLERTAIESAQPIYVLSGDFLRQSQAPTLGETLRDLPGVQSSYYSPTASSPVIRGLDGPRVRILQNGLDVGDVSRGGPDHAVTTETSTARQIEVLRGPATLLYGSGASGGIVNVVDNRVPREPIIGTEGHVEAGVAGAANERYGSASLQQGTENFAFHIDGFKRNADDYRVPTFTDPDGDRAQTIENSFTEDQGATVGASYLFDRGFVGASYGRLERSYGIPGHSHDHGDDHDHDHGHDHGDDEHSDAGIYADSVQDRFQVLGRVEQPFAGFQSLDFNLGYTELTHEELEDEFVESGFGLEQFELRVTGRHNEIWGWSGATGVQFKHQDYTSYGVEAFTPDSETELAGLFWVGERRMGDITYELGGRIEYVEIDTHGLETLSYRPISLSTGATYRYTPELQFSASLSYSERAPQAAELFSNGAHFATRTYDLGGIYNIESVGDDHDHDHDHEEYQVVLASQGLQKEAATNIDLGVHYDGERFHFDANVFYNQIDDFIYARNLGFTSGQLDGDAGLGGHDDHDHDHAHDHDDSGLPVYQYVQQDADLYGYEISGHYYLTEHWRIGGFSDYTRAKFSGDAGNVPRIPAQRTGLNLRYTESNWDATLGYTQYWAQNDIAEGEVGTDSFGMLNAYLNFYPQTTGGQNLAVYLKAENINNRLGFVHNSFIRDYAPMPGMNIGAGIRLTF, encoded by the coding sequence ATGAAATTGCAGAAACGTCCCTTGTCACTACTGATTCCCGCATTTTTAATATCCGGTGTTACCTTCGCTCAGGACGAACATTTAGAACTAGAGCGCATTCTGGTTACCGCCAGTCCGTTAGAGCGTACCGCGATTGAGTCAGCGCAACCTATTTATGTACTTTCTGGTGATTTCTTACGCCAGTCTCAGGCGCCAACCCTGGGTGAAACCTTACGAGATTTACCCGGTGTGCAGAGCTCTTACTACAGTCCTACCGCCAGCAGTCCGGTAATCCGTGGACTGGATGGTCCTCGTGTGCGTATTCTACAAAATGGTCTGGATGTCGGCGATGTATCCCGCGGCGGGCCTGACCATGCGGTGACTACCGAAACCAGTACCGCACGTCAAATTGAAGTACTTCGTGGCCCGGCCACTTTGTTATATGGAAGTGGTGCCAGCGGCGGTATTGTGAACGTGGTCGATAACCGCGTTCCACGTGAACCTATAATTGGAACTGAAGGCCATGTTGAAGCCGGCGTAGCCGGAGCTGCTAACGAGCGATATGGCTCAGCTTCCCTGCAGCAAGGCACAGAAAACTTTGCCTTTCATATTGATGGTTTTAAACGTAACGCTGATGACTACCGCGTTCCGACTTTTACCGACCCTGATGGTGATCGGGCACAAACGATTGAAAACAGCTTTACCGAAGATCAGGGCGCTACAGTAGGTGCCAGTTATCTTTTTGACCGTGGTTTCGTGGGTGCCTCTTATGGCCGTCTGGAACGTAGCTATGGTATTCCAGGTCACTCACATGACCACGGTGATGATCACGATCATGACCACGGCCATGATCATGGCGATGACGAACATAGTGATGCAGGGATTTATGCAGATAGTGTACAAGATCGCTTTCAGGTGCTCGGACGAGTAGAGCAACCTTTTGCCGGATTTCAAAGTTTAGATTTTAACCTGGGTTATACCGAACTTACCCATGAAGAGCTGGAAGACGAATTTGTTGAATCCGGTTTTGGTCTTGAGCAGTTTGAATTACGCGTCACTGGCCGTCATAACGAAATATGGGGCTGGTCAGGTGCCACAGGCGTCCAGTTTAAACATCAGGATTATACATCTTACGGAGTCGAAGCCTTCACCCCTGACTCTGAGACAGAACTGGCAGGCTTGTTCTGGGTAGGCGAACGTCGAATGGGCGATATCACCTATGAACTAGGTGGCCGTATCGAGTATGTGGAAATTGATACACACGGACTGGAAACCCTGAGCTACCGTCCAATCAGCTTATCAACTGGTGCCACCTACCGTTACACCCCTGAACTACAGTTCTCTGCCAGTTTAAGCTACAGCGAGCGCGCTCCTCAAGCTGCCGAGCTGTTTTCTAACGGTGCTCATTTTGCCACCCGAACTTATGATTTAGGCGGCATTTACAATATTGAAAGCGTAGGCGACGACCACGACCATGATCATGACCACGAAGAATACCAGGTAGTGCTGGCTTCACAAGGTCTGCAAAAAGAAGCAGCAACCAATATCGACCTGGGTGTGCATTATGACGGTGAACGTTTTCACTTTGATGCCAACGTGTTTTATAACCAGATTGATGACTTTATTTACGCTAGAAATCTTGGGTTCACCAGTGGACAGCTTGATGGTGATGCCGGTTTAGGTGGTCACGATGATCACGATCATGACCACGCTCACGATCATGATGACAGCGGCCTGCCTGTTTATCAGTACGTGCAACAAGATGCTGACCTTTATGGTTATGAGATAAGCGGTCATTATTACCTGACTGAACACTGGCGCATTGGTGGTTTTTCTGACTACACCAGAGCTAAGTTCAGTGGCGATGCCGGCAATGTTCCTCGCATACCAGCGCAACGCACCGGCCTTAACCTGCGCTACACTGAGAGCAACTGGGATGCCACTCTGGGCTACACTCAGTACTGGGCTCAGAACGATATTGCCGAAGGTGAAGTCGGAACTGATTCTTTTGGTATGCTAAATGCCTACCTTAACTTTTATCCGCAAACCACCGGCGGTCAGAACCTTGCTGTCTATCTGAAAGCCGAAAATATCAATAATCGTTTAGGTTTTGTGCACAACTCTTTCATCAGAGATTATGCCCCTATGCCAGGTATGAACATTGGTGCGGGTATAAGACTTACATTCTAA
- a CDS encoding M28 family metallopeptidase, which yields MTKFTMLAGIALSFSLLACGSASTTPAEPQARAGAIQAHLEFLADDLLEGRDTGSRGHEIASAYIAANYKALGLEAYGEDGYYQWMPARQTRLVPNSPTFTLHTNGDDIEIAYPKAFFSGPSATHKEQSVQAELVFVGYGLVSESFGLDDYADLDVDGKIVVMLTGRPADLPSEAAAHLNRIKTELAAERGAVGVITLHTPEREEVRPFEVSLMYQNAPSMRWLKEDGSVFGAFDNLQGGAYLHYEAAEPLFENSEQSLQNILAQLEAGESPTGFALPVSATLTRESVHQEMKSPNVIAVLPGSDPELADEYVVYTAHSDHLGLAQDMSSDNKVNNGALDNASGVAVMLETARMFAEAAANGNGPRRSVMFVALTGEEKGLLGADYFAENPPVPVSQMVANVNLDMPVLLYPFADVVAFGATHSTLGDVVERAAARYDIKSSPDPMPEQAIFTRSDHYMLVTRGIPAVFLMTGFTSQDEDEEGGEVWGQFFAEQYHRPTDDVATLTEVYGGIRYDFGALFAQINFAIGDEIANEDKRPEWLPDSYFGTIFGGDENSPRH from the coding sequence ATGACAAAGTTCACTATGCTGGCAGGCATTGCCTTAAGTTTCTCCCTACTGGCCTGCGGGTCTGCTTCAACAACACCGGCAGAACCCCAGGCGCGCGCAGGTGCTATTCAGGCGCATCTTGAGTTCCTGGCAGATGATCTACTGGAGGGGCGTGATACCGGAAGTCGGGGCCATGAAATTGCATCTGCATATATAGCTGCTAATTACAAAGCTCTGGGGTTAGAAGCGTACGGTGAAGATGGCTATTATCAGTGGATGCCTGCGCGGCAGACTCGTTTAGTGCCAAACAGTCCGACTTTTACGCTGCATACTAATGGCGATGATATTGAAATTGCTTACCCCAAGGCATTTTTCTCAGGCCCTAGTGCGACTCATAAAGAGCAGTCGGTCCAGGCCGAACTGGTATTTGTCGGGTATGGCTTAGTATCAGAAAGTTTTGGACTTGATGATTACGCCGATCTCGATGTGGACGGTAAAATTGTGGTTATGCTTACAGGCCGCCCAGCGGATTTGCCGAGTGAAGCCGCCGCTCACCTGAATCGCATTAAAACGGAACTGGCTGCAGAGCGCGGGGCGGTAGGTGTTATTACCCTGCATACTCCGGAGCGAGAGGAAGTTCGTCCTTTTGAAGTCTCATTGATGTATCAGAATGCACCCAGTATGCGTTGGTTAAAAGAAGACGGTAGTGTGTTTGGTGCTTTTGATAACCTGCAAGGCGGTGCTTATTTGCACTACGAAGCCGCGGAGCCTTTGTTTGAAAATTCTGAACAGAGTCTGCAGAATATTCTGGCACAGCTTGAAGCGGGCGAGAGCCCGACTGGTTTTGCGTTGCCCGTCAGTGCCACCTTAACTCGTGAGTCTGTGCATCAGGAGATGAAAAGTCCGAATGTAATTGCAGTATTGCCAGGTTCTGATCCTGAGCTGGCTGATGAATATGTAGTGTATACGGCGCATTCCGATCACCTGGGACTGGCTCAGGATATGAGCAGCGACAATAAGGTTAATAACGGCGCTTTGGACAATGCTTCTGGTGTTGCTGTGATGCTGGAAACCGCTCGTATGTTCGCTGAAGCAGCCGCCAACGGTAACGGACCGAGACGTTCTGTGATGTTTGTGGCGTTGACAGGTGAAGAAAAAGGCCTTTTAGGCGCGGACTATTTTGCTGAAAACCCACCGGTTCCAGTTAGCCAGATGGTAGCAAACGTAAATCTCGATATGCCAGTACTGCTGTATCCATTTGCCGATGTAGTAGCTTTTGGTGCTACGCATTCTACACTGGGAGATGTCGTAGAACGTGCGGCTGCTCGTTATGACATTAAATCAAGTCCGGATCCTATGCCTGAACAAGCCATTTTTACTCGTTCAGATCACTATATGCTGGTGACCCGTGGTATTCCGGCGGTATTTTTAATGACTGGCTTTACTTCTCAGGATGAAGATGAAGAGGGTGGCGAAGTCTGGGGACAGTTTTTCGCAGAGCAGTATCATCGTCCAACCGATGACGTGGCGACATTAACTGAAGTTTATGGTGGTATTCGCTATGATTTCGGTGCTCTCTTTGCGCAGATAAACTTCGCTATTGGCGATGAAATTGCCAACGAAGACAAGCGCCCTGAGTGGTTGCCTGACAGCTATTTCGGTACTATTTTTGGCGGTGATGAAAATAGTCCCCGCCACTAA
- a CDS encoding outer membrane beta-barrel protein yields MRLLYLFAALALALPALPVQATDGWGAFVSGMQSHYSDIPLSEDLNTESKFNEIGAGLVYQRSDNWFVEAALSRGSQLRHRRETGVDEDGEPETENFFGRTYGARIDLGYRFQQNAYFSLKPSFGYMHRGFRNPADEGQQIPSQRARENSLTMGVNAEYLVLEHLAFSISFRALTSGERQQTLSLLYYF; encoded by the coding sequence ATGCGTTTGCTTTATTTGTTTGCGGCACTGGCACTGGCACTGCCTGCCTTACCGGTTCAGGCAACTGACGGTTGGGGAGCTTTTGTCAGTGGCATGCAATCTCACTACAGTGATATACCGCTCAGTGAAGATCTTAATACCGAAAGTAAGTTTAATGAAATAGGTGCTGGGCTTGTTTATCAGCGGTCTGATAACTGGTTTGTGGAAGCCGCCCTGAGTCGAGGTAGTCAGCTGCGTCATCGGCGCGAAACCGGTGTAGATGAGGATGGCGAACCGGAAACTGAAAACTTTTTTGGCCGTACTTACGGCGCCCGCATCGACCTGGGGTATCGGTTCCAGCAGAACGCTTATTTTTCATTAAAGCCGTCGTTTGGTTATATGCATCGCGGATTCCGCAATCCTGCTGATGAAGGGCAGCAGATCCCTTCTCAGCGGGCACGTGAGAATAGTCTGACTATGGGCGTGAATGCTGAGTATCTGGTTTTGGAGCATCTGGCATTTTCAATAAGTTTCAGAGCACTGACTTCGGGTGAGCGGCAACAGACGCTGAGCCTGTTGTACTATTTTTAG